CTCGCCAGTCCCCCCAAGCCTCAGGAAAAGGGTCGGCGGCCAAAGAAACAGAGTACACAAAAACCACCAATATCCCCCCTAAATAAACTAAAAATAACACTAAAGAAATAAAAGAGACCCCCAAACTCAACAACCACCCACAACCAACAAGCGATCCAACCACTAACCCTAAAAGCCCATAATAAGGAGAAGGGTTGGACGCTACAGCTAGCGCCCCTAAAACAAAACTCAACCCTATAAAAAAGACAAAATACGAAGTCATCATAATTCCTGCTTGGGTACTATCCAAAACCTATGGTCTGAAAAACCATCGTTGTAATTCAACTACAGAAACTACCCCCCCCTACCCCCCCATGTAAAGCATGAGAGTACTATCTATGTATTATTGTACATTCATTTATTATCCACATTTCATAGCTATTAAGCATGTACCAATAACTAATATTGTACTAAACCCATAAGTATGTAGACTGACATACTCTTACTTCCCCCAT
The sequence above is drawn from the Pterocnemia pennata mitochondrion, complete genome genome and encodes:
- the ND6 gene encoding NADH dehydrogenase subunit 6; translation: MTSYFVFFMGLSFVLGALAVASNPSPYYGLLGLVVGSLVGCGWLLSLGVSFISLVLFLVYLGGMLVVFVYSVSLAADPFPEAWGDWRVLGYSGGLLLVMLVGVVVGGGMGSELWGISTVDSEGAVLVRMDFSGVAVFYSWGAGMFLIAGWGLLLTLFVVLELVRGLSRGAIRAV